The DNA region ATGATACCTCAGTTTATTGATGGCATTTAAAAAATGCTTGATGATACTTCGGCAGTCATGTCGAACTGAGCGGTTAACTGAGCAACTCTGcatggttttaatttttttttcctttcctctGCCTCATAAGGTTTTAATCATTTTTTATGCTGCACTACAATGTTGTTCGGTGTCATAATTAATAGTTCTTGAGAAAGAAAGTGTAGGTGATTGTTCTTGTATACAACAAATTTCATGACTATTTAAAACTTTGCTATGATGATACCTCAGTTTATTGATGGCATTTAAAAAATGTTTGATGATACTTCGGCAGCCTTGTCGAACTGAGCGGTTAACTGAGCAACTCTGCatggtttcattttttttctttttctttgcttCTTGTAATCATTCATAGCTAGGATTTATGAGGATTTTACTTAAGCAGCATTTCCTGCACCCATGTTGTATCAGTTTAGACCAATTTTCTTCAGAATTCTCATGATACCTAGTTAAAGTTTTAATCATTTTTTGTGCTGACTACGTTGTTATTTAGTGTCGTAATTAATAATCCTTGAGAAATGAAGTTTTAGTACTGATTcttgtttgcaaattttttcaTGACTAATTTAAACTTTGCTATGATGATACCTCAGTTTATTGATGGCATTTAAAAAATGTTTGATGATACTTCGGCAGTCTTGTCGAACTGAGCGGTTAACTGAGCAACTCTGCAtggtttcatttttttctttttctttgcttCTTGTAAACATTCAGTTATGATTTATGTGGAATTTACTTAAGCAGCATTTCCTGCACCCAGAAAACGTAATTGTGTGGTTGTTCCTGTGTTGTATCAGTTTAGACCAATTTTTTTCAGAATTCTCATGATACCTAGTTAAAGTTTTAATCATTTTTTATGCTGCACTACATTGTTATTTAGTGTCGTAATTAATAATCCTTGAGAAATGAAGTTTTAGTGCTGATTCTTGTATACAAAATTTTTCATGACTAATTTAAACTTTGCTATGATGATACCTCAGTTTATTGATGGCATTTAAAAAATGTTTGATGATACTTCGGCAGTCATGTCGAACTGAGCGGTTAACTGAGCAACTCTTCatggtttcattttttttcttttcctctgctTCACGTAAGCATTCATAGTTATGGATTATGAGGGATTTACTTAAATTATGCCCAATCACCCTTTACGCTTTTTTGTTACTCATCAATCTCTCATCAGACCCATTATAGCCTGGATGTCATGATTTTTTTACTGGATGTAATAAACTCAttaatttgttttcttatttGATTTTATGAAAACTGACTGCCTTTCTTTCTACTGGCGGGAAGAATATTGATTGTATTTTCTGCTTCCTATATTTGTTTGTATTGCATTTCTGATTTCTGATTCAGTCTAACACACCTTTCTCCCCTCTATACAGCTGGACTTAAACGATACTGGTTCTATTGTCTTGTATGGTAGCGGTGCTGTAGTGGCCCTGTGGTTGTTATCAGCCGTTATTGGTGCAATTGATTCTATCCCTCTGGTGTGTATCTAACTTCAATAGTGTAAATATTTCAAACAGAAAACCAGCCCTTATAAACGCTAATCGTTTTTTGGTTGCTTCTTATGGCAGTTCCCCAAGTTGTTGGAAGTTGTAGGGCTTTCATATACAGTTTGGTTCACTACCCGTTATCTGCTTTTCAAGGTATTTGCTTAATTTCAGTTCTTTTGGCTGCTAAGTGGATAATAGTGACCTagattaattatatttgttaacCTGCAGAAAAACAGAGATGAGCTAGGTGCTAAAATAGAGGAGCTCAAGGAACAAGtaattggttcagaagataaatAATTGTACTGAAAGTatgggtttttatttttcgGCTGTGCTTACAGTATGATTGTACAGTTACGTCCCTTCTAGTTAAGTGAATTTGTTGATTTTCTTCTCCATCCCTCATACCGCCTCTTTGCTACACAGGCAAGTACTGTAGATTTTGTTTTGGTTGATAAGTAGTATAGTGTCAGCATCTGTATTCCATTATTCAAAGTGTTGCTAGTGCTTAATCTGTTTGTGCATTGTGGCTATCCATTGCACTTTTCACTGGTTGCACAGGTTTGAGTTTAAATAATGGCTTTGCATAGTAAGTTAGTGTACATctaattttgagattttgattGGCATTATTGTGAATGGTTGTCTAAATGAAGGTAAAGTTTGGGTTTAATCTCCCAACTCCTAGGtagtttaataatatttaagttaaaaaaaagtgagctagaaatttaaatttaaattaattatttatatataaataattggcAGCCTAAATAATTCTATTAGTCCATGGGGGTGGGGTAAAGTTACCCTCATGGGTCATTTTGACAAACTATGGTAATATCGATTTGATATGAATTTaaaatgagattaatttctttgcactgacagtgtaaataagttttacacaatcatgCAATTACATCTCTTCGTTTTGCTAGCTAATAGGAAATGAAGGGATGTaattgaatgattgtgtaaaactttttacactgtgtgcatagaaattaatttcaattttatctCATATATTTGGGTCTTAGTTCTATTTATTCTGTGTAATTAACTGTTTATGATTCTAGCATTTTCACTCGTCACAATCTTTGCCAACCTGCAATGTTCAAGTGGTGCCTCTTTTTTTGCTACAATATACTGGGCTAAAAGCCCAAACTACTCCTTGAAGTGCCTCTTTTAtgacatgtttggatcaacttatttATACTTAGAATTAATTCTAGCACCCAGTATCCCAGATATCATGTTTTGCTTTGGCAACTTCATGCTAAAGTTCTACACAGGTGACTTTCCATTCCAATACTGAAGAACGCCTCCCTAGTTGACCTAAATAGTTGAGTATTGCTATTTAGGCCGAATGAATGACCAAACAAAACAGCCGGATGTTACATGGCCATTTACAATTTGGTGAAAATAAGTTATCATTCAATGTTAGAAATCAAAGTATCTTTGTATTAACCAAttggaaatgaaaatgaaattttgttTGGTACATTTTATCAATTTCCTAGCCACTACATAAGTTAAAAACTAATGTCTTTTTCGCATCTTATTTACCTTCTCACCTAGAATGAGAAATAGaagagaaatgaaaaatatgataCGTGAAAAAAgataacataaaattaaaaaaattagaatgtaatttaatttcaagtttagtaaaaatattattttaattagagtaataataaatgataaaatctataatttgtatttttttataaaaaattaaaatgatttattATATACATGTTTTgtctttatatatttataaaatgtAAATTACATGTTTTGTGTGGCTAGGAGCTCTTTCCATTTCCATCATAAAAGATTTTGCACCCGGTGATGGAAAcgcatttgattttatttagtTCTCCTATACCTAATGATAAAAAGATCAACTATGTCTATGTCATAAGAGAACATCACTCAGTTCTGCGTATGCTGAGATTATATGAGGTGCTGCTTCTTTGTGCCCATACAAGTGTTACTTCTTTTTTCACTGTCACTATATATGCAAGTGTTATTTCAAACCAGTTACGATTTGAGTGGCCTATAGTGGTCAAAGTGGAATAACCTGCTGCACAGACACACACTTCTCCCTGATCTTCTGGTATTGAGTGAGATTTTTAGCAGCCAGTGAAAAAGATTCGACAACCCAACTTAAAGGGACCAAATTATTTATGGTCCCACCAGTTGATGGATATTATAGGATATCCTGGTTGATTACGATTATGCTCTATGGCTTCAATTTTATGTAATTGCGAGCCAATTTGGAAGTGTCTGCTCCTAGTCCTGGCTCCAATTATAGTGTTTTTTTGTGGCCAATTTGATTTTATTCTGGTTGATTATGTGTTTGGAGAATAAATAGACTTACATTGCTGTTACACAAGAAAGTTACAAGAAATGCTCATTAATGCTAACTATGTCATTTGGGGGAAATCTAATAGCTATCACTAGTGTTTAGGATTGTTAATTTATCATTTATAATGGTTTTAACTTCTATGGACCCGTTTCCTGCGGTTTGATCGaagaaatatttattttgtAGTAGGTGTAGACAACATCTATaatgagaaaagaagagaaaataaagaATGAATGAATTTGATATATAATCTGATGATAGTGATCAATCTATGTATCATAATTATTGGTGAAAAAAAGACGTTGATTCATGTCTATTTTCTATTGGCCTAGCTGGCATTTGCTGATAATGTGAGTGTGGTGGTGGTTTCATTTGAGGAGAGATCAACATCAATCTTCCCATTCTAGCAATGTCAATTAATTTATGGACAGCGGAAGGTTATATAGCAATGAATGGTTGATGGTCAGTGAATGGTGATGTTTCATCCACTAAACACATCGTACAGCAAAAACGACAATTCTCATTCCTCTTTTTGGGTACATTGAACAATTCTCATTCTAATGTGGATAGAAATTCTTACACTATAGTGAAAAAGAACTGCTGAAGATGCATAATTTTTCATACACAGACTTGTTGACAGAAGACAAGTCCTTGCTTTGCATAAATGGCCCAATTGATGCATTGATTCAGCTCGCGGTTTATCTAAGGAAGCTTCAACTGGTTTCGTATAGCATTGGATTCCAACCATAGAGGACAAAGTAAAAAGCCTTCATTCATTCCGTGGAGCGTGTGAATTGCTCAAGGAATAAAAAGAatgaattaataataataatcctTGCCTCCTTGGTACTTTTTCAATACATAAACGTGGTTAACTGGTTATATAGTATACTATAGAAAAAATAATCAACACTATATTATACTTTACGCCTCTTCTGGTCCCAATCCCCGAAAGTTATGAGCTGTTGAGACACATAGATCAAGAATTACTCCACCAAAATGTGCACTGAATCGTGATTCACGACACTTGTTCAATTGTACTATGTTTGAATTGTTGTCAAACCAAGGTGAAGGCCACATTCAAGTGAGTCCAACAAACAAGTCCTTAACACCGATTTACATATCTCAATATATAAATCAAGAAGTTAAAATTTCTCTATAAAGATTGTAGAAACAAAATTTTAACACGCAAGTTTTAATGTTAATTCACGTTAATCTCAACGGAAATTCAATCACACGCTTATAGAAGGAAACAATACACTTACAGCAAAAGCATCGTCACGCATGGTCTCCAACTTTTCATGATATCCTCTTGCTATATAAACACAAGTCTTAAAAATTTGTTAAGCAACTCATTGCACTgtcattaatataaaaaatgacaACTTTCACAACATCCATCCAACTTACAAGGTAACGTAAACGTATATAATTTCTTCCATTCAAATTCAATACATTGAATCGGAATTTACCCTTTATACTGATACATCAGTATGATGGTGATGTCTTTAAATTGTGTATACTTTTCAAGtacaaagaaataaataaatgaacaaAAAACTTTAACGTGACAACAATTCAAGGATCCAAATTCATTCAACCGTGCTAGTTGATTTAGGGATAATGTATGAAAAATAATCCTGGATTAGAAACAAAAAATAAGAACAACAACCTTAATTTGATTAATAATATAAGTACTAATATTTTTCTAAAACAAAATGCAGAGCTTATTGAAAAGTAAACATAGTAAACATTCATTCAATTCttcgtcatcatcatcaatctAGTAATCCTTGAACATCTTGCGGACCTGTTCCAATGTCACGAACAGCACCACGGTGAAGGGTCCCTGCCTAGAAATTGTAGGTATGAATCCCTTATAGAGAGCCATGGGTCCCTCAGCACGCACAGTCTTCAAGGCACAGTCCAACGCGCCGGCGTACGGCGGCTCCGCCCCAGGCTCCACCTTCATGTTCATCACCCTCGTCTTAATCACATCAACCGGGTTCGACGCAACCGCCGCCACAAACCCCGCCGCGAAACTCGCCGTCACGTGGGTCCCAAGCCCGTCACGCATCAAACCCTTCTCCAGAATCATCTCCTTGAACTGGTCGTACGACGCCAGCTGCGACGCCGTCACCAGCATCGCGCGGTTCACAGTCAGCGATGAACCGCGCCAGAGGCTGGTGACTCCCTCCTGCTTCGCCATCCTGGTGATGGCGTCGACTACAGATGAGTAGTTCCGGCGCTGCGCCGCCGGGAGCCTCCCGTCGGCCTGCATTCGCACCATGGCGACGTCGGCGGGGTTGCCAACAGCGGCGCCGATTCCACCGGCGATGAGTCCGGCCTCGATCTTGCGTGAGAGCGGCATGTTTCCGCCGTTGGACCACTTCTGCTTGAGGATGTCGTAGAGGCCCATGCGGGTGGTGGAGTACAGCATCTGACGGAGGACGGTGGCGGAGACGCCGGAGAAGAGTGCGCGGAGGCCTTCTTGTTGAACAAGACGGACGCCAACAGAAATGGGGCCCACGCGGGGTTGTGGCATCGGCGGCGGCGGAGGAGAATGTGGATGCGCCGCCACGTGGATGGTTGAACCGTTTTGGAAGGCGAGAGCGGGTCGGAGTTGTTGAACCGGTTTAGGGGCAGCGTTGGCTTCACCCTGGAGCTGCATGCGGACCTTGATGAGATCTAGAGGGTGGGTGGAGCAACCGGCGATGATGGAAGCGATGCCTCCTTCTGCGAAACCTTTAAGGCCCATTGTGGTGGTTTTTTTCTTAGAGAATGAGGAAAGAGTAAAAGAGAGTTGAAGAAATTGGTAGCTAATTAGGGGTGTTTTTTgaaagaatgaaaagaaaaaggactGAAATTAATGGGGGATGATTGTATAGGACCAGTTGGAGTTAGAGGACATCTCACTGGAAACCAGGAGATGGGAATGGAGGCCACAGGCTATGGAGGAAGAGTGTGGAACGTTGGGCCTTTGAGACATATGCTATGGTGTGTTTGGTTTTGGTGTGGAGAAATTGTGAGATGAGAATGGGAATTTATAGGTGGTGAGTTTTTGTGGGGTTACTACTATCTAGGAACCATCATCTTACGCGATTCCTGGACTCACATAATTGCGGAAGGCATTAGGTCCTGTTGACAGTCCAACTCCAACACACGCAAATTAAATAATCAACGCGCTTGTAACTTGTCCCTGCTTCTTAGAAACGGTCTAAATAAATGAGCATTTAAAACTAATTACTAGTACTACTATcatttaacaaaattaaattgaattcctaaaaaaacaaaatttaattacTCATCATatcatattaaaaatataacaaatcATTTCATACTCGTTTTAAATACCTTACGATTTTTAGTATTATGTTTATAACATTCAatgtataatttaaaaattataaatatgtaattaaatataataaatgttATTCAAGCATTGTTATTAAGACAATCATTAGTAATACCATTTCACTAGTTTAATTTAGGCAATATAAAATGCTAAAATATTTTGAAGatattaattaagataaaaGTAAGAAAGTATCAATAAATTATGGTAATGTTTTGAGGAGCTATGCTGTGTGGGTCCAAATTACACCAGGGGAAGAATTTTAAAAAGGGAAATGCTGCGTCAGTGCGTAGTACGATTGAATTCATTCACGAGATACATGAATTATAATGTCTAAGTTATATAAAATGTAGTTTAATACAATGAATGTTCCATTTGCTTAATATAGACTTATTATAGAGGACACTAATCAATCACGCAAATTTGTATATAtaattgtttttattaatttcatGTTTTTGATTAGTGTAAAAAATGCTATATATGTTGTAACTATAACATGAAGGAGTTAGTAGAGTAGAACACGGCGGAGTTTCATACTTGAGAGATTATAGGTTTGAGCTCCCGCTAG from Lotus japonicus ecotype B-129 chromosome 2, LjGifu_v1.2 includes:
- the LOC130740071 gene encoding mitochondrial uncoupling protein 5, with the protein product MGLKGFAEGGIASIIAGCSTHPLDLIKVRMQLQGEANAAPKPVQQLRPALAFQNGSTIHVAAHPHSPPPPPMPQPRVGPISVGVRLVQQEGLRALFSGVSATVLRQMLYSTTRMGLYDILKQKWSNGGNMPLSRKIEAGLIAGGIGAAVGNPADVAMVRMQADGRLPAAQRRNYSSVVDAITRMAKQEGVTSLWRGSSLTVNRAMLVTASQLASYDQFKEMILEKGLMRDGLGTHVTASFAAGFVAAVASNPVDVIKTRVMNMKVEPGAEPPYAGALDCALKTVRAEGPMALYKGFIPTISRQGPFTVVLFVTLEQVRKMFKDY